One Pseudomonas sp. FP1742 genomic window carries:
- a CDS encoding nucleoside-specific channel-forming protein Tsx codes for MHCTSSRVTCSRTFAVSLLLASVTGLLSSSALAQPAATEESAQGEALSPEAHPPKKGAYLSDWFNQDLTVIGSKDISFGPQPADDIYLEYEYFGRKGPFELYGYIDIPKIFDIGNSHDKGVWDHGSPVFMEHEPRISIDYLAGRSLAVGPFKEWYVAFDWIYDHGSNSANRANTLYSGLGTDIDTHSRVNLSANFYGRYQWENYGASNEYSWDGYRAQLKYIVPISSFSNGASLTYIGFTNFDFGSDLHKDNPARTANATVATNVLLYAFTHLRFTLVGRYFHNGGNWEDGSELNFGDGDFRARSNGWGYYAGVGYQF; via the coding sequence ATGCATTGCACCTCCAGTCGCGTGACTTGCTCGCGCACGTTTGCTGTTTCCTTGCTGTTGGCCAGCGTTACAGGACTACTCAGCAGCTCCGCGTTGGCCCAACCGGCCGCCACCGAAGAATCCGCCCAGGGCGAAGCCCTCAGCCCTGAAGCCCACCCGCCGAAAAAAGGTGCGTACCTGTCGGACTGGTTCAATCAGGACCTGACCGTCATCGGCAGCAAGGACATCAGTTTCGGCCCGCAACCGGCCGACGATATTTACCTGGAATACGAATACTTCGGCCGCAAGGGGCCGTTCGAGTTGTACGGCTACATCGACATTCCGAAGATCTTCGACATCGGCAACAGCCATGACAAAGGCGTATGGGACCACGGCTCGCCAGTGTTCATGGAGCACGAACCGCGGATTTCCATCGACTACCTCGCCGGCCGCAGCCTGGCCGTCGGGCCGTTCAAGGAATGGTACGTGGCGTTCGACTGGATCTACGACCACGGCAGCAACAGCGCCAACCGTGCCAACACGCTGTACAGCGGCCTCGGCACCGACATCGATACCCATTCGCGGGTCAACCTGTCGGCCAACTTCTACGGTCGCTACCAGTGGGAAAACTACGGCGCCAGCAACGAGTATTCGTGGGACGGCTACCGCGCCCAACTCAAATACATCGTGCCCATCAGCAGTTTCAGCAACGGCGCTTCGCTGACCTACATCGGCTTCACCAACTTCGACTTCGGCTCCGACCTGCACAAGGACAACCCAGCCCGCACCGCCAACGCCACCGTGGCCACCAACGTGTTGCTCTACGCCTTCACCCACTTGCGTTTCACCCTGGTCGGCCGTTACTTCCACAACGGCGGCAACTGGGAGGACGGCAGTGAGTTGAATTTCGGCGACGGCGACTTCCGCGCCCGTTCCAACGGCTGGGGTTACTACGCCGGTGTCGGCTATCAGTTTTAA